A stretch of the Capsicum annuum cultivar UCD-10X-F1 chromosome 8, UCD10Xv1.1, whole genome shotgun sequence genome encodes the following:
- the LOC107840505 gene encoding auxin-induced protein 15A: protein MAIRMPRIIKKSSTAKDVPKGHFAVYVGEEQKKRFVIPISFLRQPLFQDLLSQAEEEFGFEHPMGGLTIPCREDVFVDLTSRLKN, encoded by the coding sequence ATGGCTATCCGTATGCCTCGTATAATCAAGAAGTCTTCTACAGctaaagatgttccaaaaggccACTTTGCTGTGTATGTCGGGGAGGAGCAGAAGAAGAGATTTGTAATCCCTATATCGTTCTTGAGACAACCTTTATTTCAAGATTTACTAAGTCAAGCTGAGGAAGAATTTGGTTTCGAGCATCCAATGGGTGGTCTCACAATACCCTGCAGAGAGGATGTCTTCGTTGACCTTACCTCTCGTTTGAAGAACTGA
- the LOC107840507 gene encoding auxin-induced protein 15A has translation MAIRMPRIIKKSSTARDVPKGHFAVYVGQEQKKRFVVPISFLSQPLFQDLLRQAEEEFGFDHPMGGLTIPCKEDVFIALTSRLRN, from the coding sequence ATGGCTATCCGTATGCCTCGTATAATCAAGAAGTCTTCTACAGCTAGAGACGTCCCGAAAGGCCACTTTGCTGTGTATGTTGGGCAGGAGCAGAAGAAGAGATTCGTAGTCCCCATATCATTCTTGAGTCAACCTTTATTTCAAGACTTACTTCGTCAAGCTGAGGAGGAATTTGGTTTCGATCATCCAATGGGTGGTCTCACAATACCCTGCAAAGAGGATGTCTTCATTGCCCTTACTTCTCGTTTGAGGAACTGA